Proteins encoded by one window of Streptomyces sp. NBC_01477:
- the ccrA gene encoding crotonyl-CoA carboxylase/reductase, whose amino-acid sequence MQKILDAILAGEPGEVGSLPVPEFYRGVTLHADEVAMFDGLPGREKDPRRSLHLDEVATPEPAAGEVLVAVMASGINHNTVWSSIFEPLPTFGFLSRYGRTSPQAARHDLPYHVLGSDLAGVVLRCGEGVAAWSPGDEVVAHCLSVELHHPDGHADTMLDPEQRIWGFETNFGGLAELALVKANQLMPKPGHLSWEEAAASGLVNSTAYRQLVSANGAHLKQGDTVLIWGASGGLGSYATQLALNGGATPVCVVSSPQKAEVCRRMGAELVIDRAAEGYRFWKDEHTQDPREWRRFGARIRELTGGEDPDIVFEHPGRETFGASVYVARRGGTIVSCASTSGFQHTYDNRYLWMSLKRIVGTHFANYREAWAANRLIAKGRVHPTLSEVVALEDTAQAVHDVHHNRHQGKVGVLCLAPAEGLGVRDPELRARHEQAINRFRTGVRTAG is encoded by the coding sequence ATGCAGAAGATCCTCGATGCGATCCTCGCGGGCGAGCCGGGCGAGGTGGGAAGCCTCCCGGTGCCCGAGTTCTACCGGGGGGTCACCCTGCACGCCGACGAGGTGGCGATGTTCGACGGACTGCCGGGCCGGGAGAAGGATCCGCGCAGATCCCTGCACCTGGACGAGGTGGCCACGCCGGAACCGGCGGCGGGCGAGGTGCTGGTGGCCGTGATGGCCAGCGGGATCAACCACAACACGGTCTGGTCGTCGATCTTCGAGCCGCTGCCGACGTTCGGGTTCCTGTCCCGGTACGGCAGGACCTCGCCCCAGGCCGCGCGGCACGACCTGCCCTACCACGTGCTGGGCTCCGACCTGGCCGGGGTGGTGCTGCGCTGCGGCGAGGGCGTGGCGGCGTGGAGCCCGGGGGACGAGGTGGTGGCGCACTGCCTGTCGGTGGAGCTGCACCACCCCGACGGGCACGCGGACACCATGCTCGACCCGGAGCAGCGGATCTGGGGCTTCGAGACGAACTTCGGCGGGCTGGCCGAGCTTGCGCTGGTCAAGGCGAACCAGCTGATGCCGAAGCCGGGCCACCTCAGCTGGGAGGAGGCCGCCGCCTCGGGGCTGGTGAACTCCACCGCCTACCGCCAGCTGGTCTCGGCGAACGGCGCGCACCTCAAGCAGGGCGACACCGTGCTGATCTGGGGCGCGTCCGGCGGCCTCGGCTCGTACGCCACGCAGCTCGCGCTGAACGGCGGGGCGACGCCGGTGTGCGTGGTGTCCAGCCCGCAGAAGGCGGAGGTGTGCCGCCGGATGGGCGCGGAGCTGGTGATCGACCGGGCCGCGGAGGGCTACCGGTTCTGGAAGGACGAGCACACCCAGGACCCGCGCGAGTGGCGGCGGTTCGGCGCCCGGATCAGGGAGCTGACCGGCGGCGAGGACCCGGACATCGTCTTCGAGCACCCGGGCCGGGAGACCTTCGGAGCCAGTGTGTACGTGGCGCGGCGCGGCGGCACGATCGTCAGCTGCGCGTCCACCTCGGGCTTCCAGCACACCTACGACAACCGCTACCTGTGGATGAGCCTGAAGCGGATCGTCGGGACGCACTTCGCGAACTACCGGGAGGCGTGGGCGGCCAACCGGCTCATCGCCAAGGGCCGTGTGCATCCCACGCTGTCGGAGGTCGTCGCGCTGGAGGACACCGCGCAGGCCGTCCACGACGTGCACCACAACCGCCACCAGGGCAAGGTCGGCGTGCTGTGCCTGGCGCCCGCCGAGGGCCTGGGGGTGCGCGATCCGGAGCTGCGGGCCAGGCACGAGCAGGCGATCAACCGCTTCAGGACCGGTGTACGCACGGCCGGTTAG